One genomic window of Gemmatimonadota bacterium includes the following:
- a CDS encoding xanthine dehydrogenase family protein molybdopterin-binding subunit, producing the protein MAYQLIGKDFTPPDVAAKVTGKAKYAEDFRAEGMVFCRLLLSTMPHARVRNIDVSEAMKMQGVLGILTADDVPEQNAPNNPILTNNPHYVGDPILAVAALDEQTAQDAIDKIAIDYEPLPFTLDPLESLYPGGTNAREDGNVRNRRSGSETIKWTAGDFVDKDVCPTGKPATEWSYGEVDQGFENAKLIVDESFVTANNPHHSMEPRSCMALWQNGKCFVYGATQSQSRPTRDLARLLDMNSEDLVYIAEYCGGGFGSKGTAYPVMAIPPLMSKKIGRPVMMRISRAEEYFIGSARHGFQGRIKIGFRDNGRISALDMYVIQENGAYRGGGDWTAAGDAVSLVYTPEAMRFRGIPVYTNTPIRGAQRGPGQNQIACVVEPLLDKAAEELGIDQLAIRHINAPDNDSKYGRRQGPVTSVYMREALDKGGRAFDWAEKKQKSRQRNGSKVIGVGIGQAYHSAGSSKFDGLVRLTPEGKLHIHSGVGNLGTFSHTATSLAAAEVLTCKWENCVIERGDSRRHLPWNHAQWGSNTSFTMTRTNYVAAMDAKNKLLEIAAMDLGGSPGDYDLADERIVHKTDKSKSMGFADAAKRAIELGGKYDGHEAPEDIHAMTKTSVAGLAGTGLIGVAKDNLKHEGVVPAMAVGFIEIELDLETGKYEILDYVGVAECGTVLHPQGLETQIKGGAVMGFGLAALERYVYDPQNGLPANMGLYQCKPPSYLDVPSEMKTEVVDIADPQNPVGAKGIGEPVQGCAAAALLCAISDALDGYYFNRMPVTTDHIVNAAAGREQSYKALQVNTV; encoded by the coding sequence AAGGTTACGGGTAAGGCAAAATACGCAGAGGATTTTCGCGCCGAAGGCATGGTGTTTTGTCGCTTGCTTTTGAGCACAATGCCCCATGCGCGCGTTCGCAACATCGATGTGTCCGAAGCGATGAAGATGCAGGGCGTTTTGGGTATTTTAACTGCCGATGACGTGCCCGAGCAAAACGCGCCGAACAATCCCATATTGACGAATAATCCCCATTATGTAGGGGACCCGATTCTGGCGGTTGCCGCGCTCGACGAGCAGACGGCACAGGATGCAATCGACAAAATTGCGATTGATTATGAACCTCTGCCTTTTACGCTCGATCCTCTGGAGAGTCTCTATCCCGGCGGCACAAATGCCCGAGAAGACGGCAATGTTCGCAACCGGCGTTCGGGAAGCGAGACAATCAAATGGACTGCTGGCGATTTTGTCGATAAGGATGTGTGTCCGACGGGCAAACCCGCAACTGAATGGTCTTATGGCGAGGTTGACCAGGGATTTGAAAATGCGAAATTGATCGTAGATGAGAGCTTTGTCACGGCAAATAATCCGCATCATTCAATGGAACCGAGATCGTGCATGGCTTTATGGCAAAACGGCAAGTGTTTCGTGTATGGCGCAACGCAAAGCCAGAGCCGTCCCACGCGCGATCTGGCCCGTCTCCTGGATATGAATTCTGAAGATCTGGTTTATATCGCGGAATATTGCGGTGGGGGTTTTGGTTCCAAAGGCACGGCGTATCCCGTGATGGCGATTCCGCCGCTTATGTCCAAAAAAATTGGGCGTCCCGTCATGATGCGTATTAGTCGCGCGGAAGAGTATTTCATCGGGTCTGCGCGCCACGGCTTTCAGGGGCGAATTAAAATTGGTTTTCGCGACAACGGGCGGATTAGTGCGCTGGATATGTACGTAATTCAGGAAAATGGTGCCTATCGCGGCGGCGGTGATTGGACCGCTGCTGGCGATGCGGTTTCGCTGGTTTATACGCCCGAGGCCATGCGCTTTCGGGGAATTCCCGTATATACCAATACGCCAATCAGGGGGGCACAGCGAGGTCCCGGACAAAATCAGATCGCCTGTGTAGTCGAACCTTTGCTCGACAAGGCCGCTGAAGAATTGGGCATTGATCAACTGGCGATTCGGCACATCAATGCACCCGATAACGATTCGAAATACGGGCGCAGGCAAGGACCTGTTACGAGCGTTTATATGCGCGAGGCACTGGACAAAGGCGGCAGGGCTTTTGATTGGGCAGAAAAAAAGCAAAAAAGCCGTCAGAGAAACGGATCTAAGGTTATAGGCGTGGGAATTGGACAGGCTTATCACTCGGCGGGTTCAAGTAAGTTTGATGGCCTGGTGCGCCTGACGCCAGAGGGCAAGTTGCACATTCATTCGGGCGTTGGCAACCTCGGCACGTTTTCGCACACTGCAACCTCTCTTGCAGCCGCCGAAGTGCTGACGTGTAAATGGGAAAATTGTGTGATTGAGCGGGGCGACAGCCGTCGTCATTTGCCGTGGAATCACGCACAGTGGGGGAGCAATACCTCGTTTACGATGACGCGCACGAATTATGTTGCGGCTATGGACGCGAAAAACAAATTGCTGGAGATTGCAGCAATGGACCTGGGAGGCTCTCCCGGTGATTACGATCTGGCCGATGAGCGGATTGTGCATAAGACGGACAAATCCAAAAGTATGGGATTTGCCGATGCGGCAAAACGCGCGATTGAACTGGGAGGCAAATACGACGGTCATGAAGCTCCAGAGGATATTCACGCCATGACAAAAACCTCGGTGGCTGGGCTTGCGGGCACGGGCTTGATCGGTGTTGCCAAAGACAATCTGAAGCACGAGGGCGTTGTACCTGCGATGGCGGTCGGGTTTATCGAGATTGAGTTGGATCTGGAGACTGGTAAATACGAAATTCTGGATTACGTGGGTGTAGCGGAATGCGGTACGGTACTGCACCCACAGGGGCTGGAGACGCAGATCAAAGGCGGCGCAGTTATGGGATTTGGTCTGGCTGCGCTGGAGCGATACGTGTATGATCCGCAAAACGGCCTTCCAGCAAATATGGGGCTTTATCAGTGCAAGCCGCCGTCTTATCTCGATGTGCCATCTGAGATGAAAACCGAGGTGGTCGATATCGCCGATCCCCAAAATCCAGTTGGTGCTAAGGGGATAGGTGAGCCTGTGCAGGGGTGTGCTGCTGCCGCGCTTTTGTGCGCGATTTCAGACGCGCTGGACGGGTATTATTTTAATCGGATGCCCGTGACGACCGATCATATTGTCAATGCAGCCGCAGGACGCGAACAGTCGTATAAAGCACTGCAGGTGAATACGGTATGA